A region from the Sulfurivermis fontis genome encodes:
- a CDS encoding TauD/TfdA family dioxygenase: MSSEVPPGSPFDLHNEAAYRRWRDAKLTDYPQRAEQLIVEVRDPRALSDGEVAALQQRLRKANMVIYAAATGDDPDKAIPRELGRRFGLVHLDSNYLADDDGITSLTVNPEGEHPNYIPYTNKPIKWHTDGYYNTAAKQIRGLILHCVHAAGAGGDNGLIDPEIAYILLRDENPDFIRVLMRGDVMTIPPGKDGEGGERDAASGPVFSYDAASDSLHMRYTARKRNIEWSQDSMTQDTVAFLEQLLDSANMPYRFRARLEPGMGLLCNNVLHDRSGFTDPAEGERRLLYRARYFDRVAGTGLRQVYPQL, translated from the coding sequence ATGAGTTCTGAGGTTCCCCCCGGGTCGCCCTTCGATTTGCACAACGAGGCGGCCTACCGCCGCTGGCGCGATGCCAAACTGACCGATTATCCGCAACGGGCCGAGCAGCTCATCGTCGAGGTACGCGACCCGCGCGCCTTGAGCGACGGCGAAGTTGCCGCACTGCAGCAGCGCCTGCGAAAGGCCAATATGGTCATTTATGCCGCAGCCACCGGTGACGATCCGGACAAGGCCATCCCGCGCGAGTTGGGTCGCCGCTTCGGCCTGGTGCACCTGGACAGCAACTATCTGGCCGATGACGACGGCATCACCTCGCTCACGGTCAATCCGGAAGGCGAGCACCCCAACTACATCCCCTACACCAACAAGCCCATCAAGTGGCACACCGACGGTTACTACAACACGGCGGCAAAACAGATCCGCGGCCTGATCCTGCACTGCGTGCATGCGGCCGGTGCCGGTGGCGACAACGGCCTCATCGATCCGGAGATCGCCTACATCCTGCTGCGCGATGAAAATCCGGACTTCATCCGCGTGCTGATGCGTGGCGACGTGATGACCATTCCGCCCGGCAAGGACGGCGAGGGCGGCGAGCGTGATGCGGCCAGTGGACCGGTATTTTCCTATGATGCGGCGAGCGACAGCCTGCACATGCGTTATACGGCGCGCAAACGCAACATCGAATGGAGCCAGGACTCGATGACCCAGGACACGGTGGCCTTCCTCGAACAACTGCTCGACAGCGCCAACATGCCCTACCGTTTCCGCGCCCGTCTCGAACCGGGCATGGGCCTGCTGTGCAACAATGTGTTGCATGACCGCAGCGGATTTACCGACCCGGCAGAGGGTGAGCGGCGTCTGCTCTACCGTGCGCGCTATTTCGATCGCGTTGCCGGTACCGGACTGCGGCAGGTCTATCCGCAGCTGTAA
- a CDS encoding hemerythrin domain-containing protein codes for MTTITAYMENDHRRCDELFAAAERLVAAGEWSAAAESYGKFHQAIEHHFSMEEDELFPAFEAATGSTLGPTQVMRMEHGQMRSLFQRMDKALTAKDMEEYLGASDTLLILMQQHNMKEEQMLYPMSERALNGGDAVLQRMQSMGG; via the coding sequence ATGACCACTATCACCGCCTATATGGAGAACGACCATCGCCGTTGCGACGAGTTGTTCGCCGCGGCCGAACGGCTGGTGGCTGCCGGCGAGTGGAGCGCCGCGGCCGAATCCTATGGCAAGTTTCATCAGGCCATCGAACATCATTTCAGCATGGAAGAAGACGAACTGTTCCCTGCCTTCGAGGCGGCGACCGGCAGCACCCTGGGACCGACCCAGGTGATGCGCATGGAACACGGCCAGATGCGTTCACTGTTTCAGCGCATGGACAAGGCCCTCACGGCCAAGGATATGGAAGAGTATCTCGGTGCCTCCGATACACTGCTGATCCTCATGCAGCAGCACAACATGAAGGAAGAGCAGATGCTCTATCCCATGAGCGAGCGTGCCCTGAACGGCGGTGATGCCGTGCTGCAGCGCATGCAGTCTATGGGGGGATGA
- a CDS encoding DUF302 domain-containing protein gives MYGFTVNTAGDFNTALARVTEALKAEGFGVLTEIDVAATLKAKLGVDKRPYRILGACNPKLANQALEAEPDIGLLLPCNVVVREDEDGKVVVGFMDPVPVLGLVQRKELEPLGSEVRAKLQRVAEALRS, from the coding sequence ATGTACGGATTTACCGTAAACACGGCAGGTGATTTCAATACGGCCCTGGCGCGCGTGACCGAGGCCCTGAAGGCCGAGGGGTTCGGTGTGCTCACGGAGATCGATGTGGCCGCGACGCTGAAGGCCAAGCTGGGGGTCGACAAGCGTCCCTACCGTATCCTCGGTGCCTGCAACCCCAAACTGGCGAATCAGGCGCTGGAGGCGGAACCGGATATCGGACTGCTGCTGCCGTGTAATGTGGTGGTGCGCGAGGACGAGGATGGCAAGGTCGTGGTCGGCTTCATGGACCCGGTGCCGGTGCTGGGTCTGGTGCAGCGCAAGGAGCTGGAGCCGTTGGGCAGTGAAGTGCGCGCCAAATTGCAGCGTGTGGCCGAGGCCTTGCGCAGCTGA
- a CDS encoding ribulose-bisphosphate carboxylase — MDQSARYADLSLKEEDLIAGGKHILCAYKMKPAKGHGFLEVAAHFAAESSTGTNVEVCTTDEFTKGVDALVYHIDEATEEMRIAYPLELFDRNVIDGRMMLVSFLTLTIGNNQGMGDCEYAKMYDFYMPRRAIELFDGPSKGISDLWRVLGRPVVDGGYISGTIIKPKLGLRPEPFAKAAYQFWLGGDFIKNDEPQGNQVFAPMKKVMPLVYDAMKRAMDETGEAKIFSANITADDHREMIARGEFILETFGPDADKVAFLVDGYVGGPGMVTTARRYFANQYLHYHRAGHGAVTSPSSKRGYTAYVLAKMSRLQGASGIHVGTMGYGKMEGSKDDRNIAYICERDEFQGPVYYQKWYGMKPTTPIISGGMNALRLPGFFENLGHGNVINTAGGGSYGHIDSPAAGAKSLRQAYECWKAKADPIEWAKEHKEFARAFESFPHDADRLYPGWREKLGVHK; from the coding sequence ATGGATCAGTCCGCACGTTATGCTGACCTCTCGCTGAAAGAAGAGGATCTGATCGCCGGTGGCAAGCACATTCTGTGCGCCTACAAGATGAAGCCGGCCAAGGGTCATGGCTTCCTGGAAGTGGCTGCCCACTTCGCCGCCGAGTCTTCCACCGGTACCAACGTCGAAGTCTGCACCACCGACGAATTCACCAAGGGCGTCGACGCCCTGGTCTACCACATCGACGAAGCCACCGAAGAGATGCGCATTGCGTATCCGCTGGAGCTGTTCGACCGCAACGTCATCGACGGCCGCATGATGCTGGTCTCCTTCCTGACCCTGACCATCGGCAACAACCAGGGCATGGGCGACTGCGAATACGCCAAGATGTACGACTTCTACATGCCGCGCCGCGCCATCGAGCTGTTCGATGGTCCGTCCAAGGGCATCTCCGATCTGTGGCGCGTGCTGGGCCGTCCGGTGGTCGATGGCGGCTACATCTCCGGCACCATCATCAAGCCGAAGCTGGGCCTGCGTCCGGAGCCGTTCGCCAAGGCGGCCTATCAGTTCTGGCTGGGCGGCGACTTCATCAAGAACGACGAGCCGCAGGGTAACCAGGTGTTCGCTCCCATGAAGAAGGTCATGCCGCTGGTGTATGACGCCATGAAGCGCGCCATGGACGAGACCGGCGAGGCCAAGATCTTCTCCGCCAACATCACCGCCGACGACCACCGCGAAATGATCGCCCGTGGCGAGTTCATCCTGGAGACCTTCGGTCCCGATGCTGACAAGGTGGCCTTCCTGGTCGACGGTTACGTCGGCGGCCCGGGCATGGTGACCACCGCCCGCCGTTACTTCGCCAACCAGTATCTGCACTACCATCGTGCCGGTCACGGCGCCGTGACCTCCCCCAGCTCCAAGCGCGGTTACACTGCCTACGTGCTGGCCAAGATGAGCCGTCTGCAGGGTGCCTCCGGTATCCACGTCGGCACCATGGGCTACGGTAAGATGGAAGGCTCCAAGGATGACCGCAACATCGCCTACATCTGCGAGCGCGACGAGTTCCAAGGCCCGGTCTACTACCAGAAGTGGTATGGCATGAAGCCCACCACCCCGATCATCTCCGGTGGCATGAACGCCCTGCGTCTGCCGGGTTTCTTCGAGAACCTGGGCCACGGCAATGTGATCAACACCGCCGGTGGCGGTTCCTACGGCCACATCGACTCCCCGGCCGCCGGTGCCAAGTCCCTGCGCCAGGCCTACGAGTGCTGGAAGGCCAAGGCCGATCCGATCGAGTGGGCCAAGGAGCACAAGGAGTTCGCCCGTGCGTTCGAGTCGTTCCCGCACGACGCCGACAGGCTCTATCCGGGCTGGCGCGAAAAGCTGGGCGTGCATAAGTAA
- a CDS encoding c-type cytochrome, whose product MRTFLLILAGISLVACSESAPPGGPGRNADPARITRGAELFRQHCAVCHGAVAQGGAAWRTRNPDGTFPPPPLNGTGHAWHHPWTALKRTIREGTAALGGNMPAWQGTLSEEQIEDVILWFQSLWSDEVYAAWWEIDQRQRRGDR is encoded by the coding sequence ATGCGCACATTTCTATTGATACTGGCGGGCATTTCCCTCGTCGCTTGCAGTGAATCGGCACCGCCCGGCGGACCAGGGCGCAATGCCGATCCGGCGCGCATCACGCGGGGCGCCGAATTGTTCCGCCAACATTGCGCGGTGTGTCACGGTGCCGTGGCACAAGGTGGTGCCGCGTGGCGGACGCGCAACCCCGACGGCACCTTCCCGCCACCACCGCTGAACGGCACCGGCCACGCCTGGCATCACCCCTGGACGGCCCTGAAGCGCACCATTCGGGAGGGTACGGCGGCGCTCGGCGGCAACATGCCGGCCTGGCAGGGGACGCTGAGCGAGGAACAGATCGAGGATGTGATTCTGTGGTTCCAATCGTTATGGAGCGACGAGGTGTACGCGGCGTGGTGGGAGATAGACCAGCGCCAGCGGCGCGGCGATCGCTGA
- a CDS encoding carbonate dehydratase has protein sequence MIRKNPSGDLPIIHESAFVDPTAIICGKVIVHENVFIGPYAVIRADEVTADGGMEPIVIGANSNIQDGVVIHSKSGAAVTIGEHSSIAHRSIVHGPCTVGDRVFIGFNSVLFNCVIGAGSVVRHNSVVEGCHVPEGFHIPSTTNIHNDADLARIQPVPVDMTAFSEDVARTNVDLVRGYKRLANEF, from the coding sequence ATGATCCGCAAGAATCCCAGCGGCGACCTGCCGATAATCCACGAGAGCGCCTTCGTCGATCCGACGGCGATCATCTGCGGCAAGGTGATCGTGCACGAGAACGTGTTCATCGGTCCCTATGCGGTGATCCGTGCCGATGAGGTGACTGCCGACGGCGGCATGGAGCCGATCGTCATCGGCGCCAACTCCAATATCCAGGACGGCGTGGTGATCCACTCCAAGTCCGGTGCCGCGGTGACCATCGGCGAACACAGCTCCATCGCCCACCGCTCCATCGTCCACGGCCCCTGCACGGTGGGTGACCGGGTGTTCATCGGTTTCAATTCGGTGCTGTTCAACTGTGTGATCGGCGCCGGCTCGGTGGTGCGCCACAACTCGGTGGTGGAAGGCTGCCACGTGCCGGAAGGGTTCCATATTCCGTCCACCACCAACATTCACAACGATGCCGATCTGGCCCGCATCCAGCCCGTCCCCGTGGACATGACCGCCTTTTCCGAGGACGTGGCCCGTACCAACGTCGACCTGGTGCGCGGCTACAAGCGTCTGGCGAACGAATTCTGA
- a CDS encoding ketose-bisphosphate aldolase, giving the protein MPLVDMGDMLRHAYTHRYAVGAFDLVSLDFLQAIIEGAEACDAPVILSLAESHFAYFDLELLMPAVEAAARRSRVPVAIHLDHGASLESARRAIALGCNGVMVDTSSQPFAANVARSAEIVRMAHACGVTVEGELGYVPGVEGEDAERHPGALVYTTVEEARDYVAQTGVDCLAVSIGTVHGHMRGTPELDFERLAAINAALRLPLVIHGGTGLGETQFRRLIEHGVAKINYYTALSEAAAAAIRRRALQTDAGGYTGLVRDVQAAIRAEVERCIRLWGGAGRAADVLAQCRPWHNVEHVILYNTAGMADADAHAMMAEGQRVLAAIPGVRQVAVGEAVDEAARYRYCWLIRFSAQPVISAYKHHPDHVDFADRLFRPVAADRVTVDFALRSHNQELS; this is encoded by the coding sequence ATGCCGTTGGTGGACATGGGGGACATGCTGCGTCACGCCTATACCCATCGCTATGCCGTGGGGGCGTTCGATCTGGTGAGTCTGGATTTTCTCCAGGCCATCATCGAGGGTGCCGAGGCCTGCGACGCGCCGGTGATTCTCAGTCTGGCCGAATCCCACTTTGCGTATTTCGATCTGGAGCTGCTGATGCCGGCGGTGGAGGCGGCGGCACGGCGCAGTCGTGTGCCGGTGGCCATCCACCTGGACCATGGTGCCAGTCTGGAATCGGCCAGACGGGCGATTGCGCTTGGCTGCAACGGGGTGATGGTCGATACCTCGAGCCAGCCGTTTGCGGCGAATGTGGCGCGCAGCGCGGAGATCGTGCGTATGGCACACGCTTGCGGCGTCACCGTGGAGGGCGAGCTGGGCTATGTACCCGGTGTCGAGGGGGAGGATGCCGAGCGTCACCCCGGGGCGCTGGTCTACACCACGGTGGAAGAGGCGCGCGACTATGTGGCGCAGACCGGCGTCGATTGTCTGGCGGTGTCCATCGGTACGGTGCACGGCCACATGCGCGGTACGCCGGAACTGGATTTCGAGCGCCTCGCCGCCATCAACGCGGCGCTGCGCCTGCCGCTGGTGATCCATGGCGGCACCGGTCTGGGCGAGACACAGTTCCGCCGCCTCATCGAGCACGGTGTGGCCAAGATCAATTACTACACCGCCCTGTCCGAGGCCGCTGCCGCGGCGATCCGCCGCCGTGCCCTGCAAACTGACGCCGGTGGTTATACCGGCCTGGTGCGTGATGTACAGGCGGCGATTCGGGCAGAGGTGGAACGCTGCATCCGTCTGTGGGGCGGCGCCGGCCGTGCGGCGGACGTGCTGGCGCAGTGTCGCCCCTGGCACAACGTCGAGCACGTCATTCTGTACAACACGGCGGGTATGGCGGACGCGGACGCACATGCCATGATGGCGGAGGGACAGCGCGTGTTGGCGGCGATCCCCGGCGTGCGCCAGGTGGCGGTGGGGGAGGCGGTCGATGAGGCCGCGCGCTATCGCTACTGTTGGCTGATCCGTTTTTCCGCTCAACCGGTCATTTCCGCCTATAAACATCACCCCGACCATGTGGATTTTGCCGACCGGTTGTTCCGGCCGGTGGCCGCAGACCGCGTCACGGTGGATTTTGCACTGCGGAGTCACAACCAGGAGCTGTCCTGA
- a CDS encoding DsrE family protein: MNLHTTATALLLGASLLIIGCAGTGSKQESAENGYHKQKVVYHINDSAVAGVALRNVQNHINAVGAGNAEIVVVTHGKGIDFLLEDWKDSAGKSHGDMVQDLANQGVKFNVCRNTLNGRMLDENAVNMNAVIVPSGVATVGELQLRGYVYIKP, from the coding sequence ATGAATCTGCACACCACAGCGACAGCACTGCTGCTTGGCGCCAGCCTGCTGATAATCGGATGCGCCGGCACCGGCAGCAAGCAGGAGTCCGCGGAAAACGGTTACCACAAGCAGAAGGTGGTCTATCACATCAATGACAGCGCCGTTGCCGGCGTCGCCCTGCGCAACGTGCAGAATCATATCAATGCCGTCGGCGCGGGCAATGCCGAGATCGTCGTGGTCACCCACGGCAAGGGCATCGATTTTTTGCTGGAGGACTGGAAGGACAGCGCCGGCAAGAGCCACGGCGACATGGTGCAGGATCTCGCCAACCAGGGCGTCAAATTCAACGTCTGCCGCAATACGCTGAACGGGCGCATGCTGGACGAAAACGCGGTCAACATGAATGCGGTGATCGTGCCGTCCGGCGTCGCCACCGTGGGTGAGCTGCAATTGCGCGGCTACGTCTATATCAAGCCGTGA
- a CDS encoding CbbQ/NirQ/NorQ/GpvN family protein, with amino-acid sequence MSDKEQYKVHKEPFYQPQGNEVALYEAAYRNRLPVMVKGPTGCGKSRFIEYMAWKLGKPLITVACNEDMTASDLVGRYLLESGGTRWLDGPLTTAARIGAICYLDEVVEARQDTTVVIHPLTDHRRTLPLDKKGELIEAHPDFQLVISYNPGYQSLMKDLKQSTKQRFTAFEFDYPEAELETTILAKETGLDAAVAGKLVKIGQTARNLKGHGLDEGISTRLLVYAATLIKDGVAPADACRMALVRPITDDADIRETLDHAIDATFA; translated from the coding sequence ATGAGCGACAAAGAACAGTACAAGGTCCACAAGGAACCCTTCTATCAGCCGCAGGGCAATGAAGTCGCCCTGTATGAAGCGGCCTATCGCAACCGCCTGCCGGTGATGGTCAAGGGCCCGACCGGCTGCGGCAAGTCGCGCTTCATCGAATACATGGCCTGGAAGCTGGGCAAGCCGCTGATCACCGTGGCCTGCAACGAGGACATGACCGCCTCCGACCTGGTGGGCCGCTACCTGCTCGAGTCCGGCGGCACGCGCTGGCTGGACGGCCCGCTCACCACCGCCGCGCGCATCGGCGCCATCTGCTATCTGGATGAAGTGGTGGAGGCACGCCAGGACACCACCGTGGTGATCCACCCGCTCACCGATCATCGTCGCACCCTGCCGTTGGACAAGAAGGGCGAGCTGATCGAAGCCCATCCCGACTTCCAGCTGGTGATCTCCTACAACCCCGGCTATCAGTCGCTGATGAAGGATCTCAAGCAGTCCACCAAGCAGCGCTTCACCGCCTTCGAATTCGATTACCCGGAAGCCGAGTTGGAAACGACGATCCTGGCCAAGGAAACCGGCCTCGATGCCGCGGTTGCCGGCAAGCTGGTGAAGATCGGCCAGACGGCGCGCAATCTCAAGGGCCATGGCCTGGACGAAGGCATCTCCACCCGTCTGCTGGTGTACGCCGCCACCCTGATCAAGGACGGCGTGGCCCCGGCCGATGCCTGCCGCATGGCCCTGGTGCGTCCCATCACCGACGACGCCGACATCCGCGAGACCCTGGATCACGCCATCGACGCGACCTTCGCGTGA
- a CDS encoding Spy/CpxP family protein refolding chaperone — MQRLTEWRWSMPLFLTAVLVMGVAQAADPRPAYGPGMMGGYGMGPGMMGGYGMGPGMMGGYGPGLMYDGGDGYGPGMMGGWGMGPGMMGGYGLGPGMGMGPIWALDLNENQRRAIDNIMAEQHKQHWAAMSAMIAAQGRLRELQMAEQWDEKAISGVYDDIYKQQRAMIEAMVRARNRIYDQLSAEQKAQLRRWSWGGRWGR; from the coding sequence ATGCAAAGGTTAACTGAATGGCGTTGGAGCATGCCGCTGTTTCTTACGGCGGTATTGGTCATGGGCGTGGCGCAGGCCGCAGATCCCCGTCCGGCCTATGGTCCCGGCATGATGGGTGGTTACGGCATGGGGCCGGGGATGATGGGTGGCTACGGCATGGGGCCCGGTATGATGGGCGGCTATGGCCCGGGCCTGATGTATGACGGTGGCGATGGTTACGGTCCCGGTATGATGGGGGGCTGGGGCATGGGGCCCGGGATGATGGGCGGTTACGGCTTGGGGCCCGGGATGGGGATGGGTCCCATCTGGGCACTGGATCTGAATGAAAACCAGCGCCGTGCCATCGACAACATCATGGCCGAGCAGCACAAGCAGCATTGGGCCGCGATGTCCGCCATGATCGCTGCCCAGGGCCGTCTGCGCGAGCTGCAAATGGCCGAGCAGTGGGATGAGAAGGCCATTAGCGGCGTGTATGACGATATCTACAAGCAGCAACGGGCCATGATCGAAGCCATGGTTCGTGCCCGCAACCGCATCTACGATCAGCTCAGCGCCGAACAGAAGGCACAGCTGCGACGCTGGTCCTGGGGCGGCCGCTGGGGTCGCTAG
- a CDS encoding nitric oxide reductase activation protein NorD yields MTETAYEHPLMKAYWKQLNSGFPQVREVFEDCMVEALAVLSREGLSAYLDAAGFIGRLGRGVEPILVFLEEWPSVAQALGEEALPPVMEAIKAMQKSPNGKAIAPFLQTLAPVARRQHSLEQLRHYLDIALDLMQRTTGSIHGHHTTFPSPGLPEFFQQAPFLFAQLSMEGVRNWVEYGIRNYSRHPERQIEYFALKSADSRAVLQRERHGVLFADVERKLDLYLRGLWQDSETLVPYSTAFDELRKPIPYYDKLGMRVPDVFDSRNEVKGIDRYRAVLAHMVGHRRWTSQVIADNYSPLQRMGVEFFEDCRIETLLIREYPGLKKIFLALHPHPGEDDCDQETMSCLRHRLTMLSRALLDENHGYKNPAILEFVDRFHTLLARGESSTREIADLALAFSARTRRQSDQYANVYFDNTVIDYRDDNRHMWQFIEDSDDEDYFDDPDKKQKKEAEVQTLPPRHYPEWDYNSQTYRPDWVSLYEALHPKGNAADIDRLLQKHAALAKRLKRMLDLLKPQDKVRIRYQEEGSELDLDVAIRSLIDFMGGATPDPRINMSHRTSGRNIAVSLLLDLSESLNEKVAGSEQTVLELSQEAVSLLAWSIERLGDPFAIGGFHSNTRHDVRYMHIKGYREHWNDEVKARLAAMQAGWSTRMGAAMRHAAHYLEGQRADKKLLLILTDGEPADVDVQDGKLLIEDARRAVKELDQKGIFTFCINLDPKADEYVSDIFGHRYAVVDNIQRLPEKLPQLFMALTK; encoded by the coding sequence ATGACCGAAACTGCATACGAACATCCCTTGATGAAGGCCTACTGGAAGCAGCTCAACAGCGGCTTCCCGCAGGTGCGCGAGGTGTTCGAGGACTGCATGGTGGAGGCCCTCGCGGTGCTGTCGCGCGAGGGGCTGTCCGCCTATCTCGATGCCGCCGGCTTCATCGGTCGTCTTGGCCGCGGCGTCGAGCCGATCCTGGTATTTCTGGAAGAGTGGCCGTCAGTGGCCCAGGCGCTGGGGGAGGAGGCGTTGCCGCCGGTGATGGAGGCGATCAAGGCGATGCAAAAGTCGCCCAACGGCAAGGCCATCGCCCCCTTTTTGCAGACCCTGGCCCCGGTGGCGCGCCGGCAGCACTCGCTGGAACAGCTGCGCCATTATCTCGACATCGCACTCGACCTGATGCAGCGCACCACCGGTTCGATCCACGGCCATCACACCACCTTCCCCAGCCCCGGCCTGCCGGAGTTTTTCCAGCAGGCGCCGTTCCTGTTCGCGCAGTTGTCCATGGAAGGCGTGCGCAATTGGGTGGAATATGGTATCCGCAACTACAGCCGCCATCCCGAGCGGCAGATCGAATACTTCGCACTGAAGTCCGCCGACAGCCGCGCCGTGCTGCAACGCGAGCGCCACGGCGTGTTGTTCGCCGATGTGGAGCGCAAGCTGGACCTGTATCTGCGCGGCCTGTGGCAGGACAGCGAGACGTTGGTGCCCTATTCCACCGCCTTCGACGAGCTGCGCAAACCGATCCCCTATTACGACAAGCTGGGCATGCGCGTGCCCGATGTCTTCGACAGCCGCAACGAGGTCAAGGGCATCGACCGTTACCGCGCGGTGCTGGCCCATATGGTGGGTCATCGCCGCTGGACCAGCCAGGTCATCGCCGACAACTACAGCCCGCTGCAGCGCATGGGCGTGGAGTTCTTCGAGGACTGCCGCATCGAGACGCTGCTGATACGCGAATACCCGGGCCTGAAAAAGATCTTTCTCGCCCTGCATCCCCATCCCGGTGAGGACGACTGCGATCAGGAGACCATGTCCTGCCTGCGCCACCGCCTGACCATGCTGTCGCGTGCCCTGCTGGACGAAAACCACGGTTACAAGAATCCGGCCATCCTCGAATTCGTCGATCGCTTCCATACCCTGCTGGCGCGGGGTGAGTCCAGCACGCGCGAGATCGCCGACCTGGCCCTGGCCTTCAGCGCGCGCACGCGCCGGCAGAGCGATCAGTACGCCAATGTCTACTTCGACAACACGGTGATCGACTACCGCGACGACAACCGTCATATGTGGCAGTTCATCGAGGATAGCGACGACGAGGATTACTTCGACGACCCGGACAAGAAGCAGAAGAAAGAGGCGGAGGTGCAGACCCTGCCGCCGCGCCACTATCCGGAGTGGGACTACAACAGCCAGACCTACCGCCCCGACTGGGTCAGCCTGTACGAGGCGCTGCATCCCAAGGGCAATGCGGCGGATATCGACCGCCTGCTGCAGAAGCATGCCGCGCTGGCCAAGCGGCTGAAAAGGATGCTGGACCTGCTCAAGCCGCAGGACAAGGTGCGCATCCGCTATCAGGAGGAGGGCAGCGAGCTGGACCTCGACGTGGCGATCCGCTCGCTCATCGACTTCATGGGCGGCGCCACTCCCGACCCGCGCATCAACATGAGCCACCGCACCTCGGGCCGCAACATCGCCGTGTCGCTGCTGCTCGACCTGTCGGAGTCTCTCAACGAAAAGGTGGCCGGCTCCGAGCAGACCGTGCTGGAACTGTCGCAGGAGGCGGTGTCACTGCTGGCCTGGTCCATCGAACGGCTGGGCGACCCCTTCGCCATCGGTGGTTTCCATTCCAATACGCGCCACGACGTGCGCTACATGCACATCAAGGGCTACCGCGAACACTGGAACGACGAGGTGAAGGCGCGTCTTGCCGCCATGCAGGCCGGCTGGTCCACGCGCATGGGCGCCGCCATGCGCCATGCCGCGCATTATCTGGAAGGGCAGAGGGCGGACAAGAAGCTGCTGCTGATCCTCACCGACGGCGAGCCCGCCGACGTCGATGTGCAGGACGGCAAGCTGCTCATCGAGGATGCGCGTCGTGCCGTGAAGGAACTGGATCAGAAGGGCATCTTCACCTTCTGCATCAATCTCGATCCCAAGGCCGACGAATACGTCAGCGACATCTTCGGCCACCGCTACGCGGTGGTGGACAACATCCAGCGCCTGCCGGAAAAGCTGCCGCAGTTGTTCATGGCGCTGACAAAGTAG
- a CDS encoding IS110 family transposase: MNGSKTVVGVDIAKRVFQLHWIDMETGEIVSLQLKREKFLEHFANRQPCLIGMEACGGAQHWARKLTALGHQVKLLPGKAVKPFVTGNKNDRQDARAIWTAVQQPHVKAVAIKTEEQQAILALHRMRSQLVKFRTAQINGLRGLLAEYGEVMPQGKAGVRKGIAAALARLEDRLPAMVIDTLREQWARIEKLDGEIAAIEQRIQLWLKQDEACKRIAEIPGVGPLTATAAVAIMGDAKAFKSGREFAAFAGLVPRQVGTGGRIKLLGISKRSDTYLRTLLIHGARSVLTHAKDPGPWVTKLRQRRPLNVAVVALANKMARTIWAMLAHERTYQKGFVSQPA, from the coding sequence ATGAATGGTAGCAAAACGGTCGTTGGCGTGGATATCGCCAAGCGGGTATTTCAGTTGCACTGGATCGACATGGAGACCGGAGAGATCGTGAGCCTGCAGCTCAAGCGCGAGAAGTTCCTCGAACACTTCGCTAACCGGCAACCATGCCTCATTGGGATGGAAGCCTGCGGCGGTGCGCAGCACTGGGCGAGGAAACTCACGGCGCTGGGCCACCAGGTCAAGCTCCTGCCAGGCAAGGCGGTGAAGCCGTTCGTCACCGGCAACAAGAACGACCGGCAGGACGCGCGGGCGATCTGGACAGCGGTGCAGCAGCCGCACGTCAAGGCGGTGGCGATCAAGACGGAAGAACAGCAGGCCATCCTGGCGCTGCACCGCATGAGGAGCCAGTTGGTCAAGTTCCGCACCGCGCAGATTAACGGCCTGCGGGGGTTGCTCGCCGAATACGGTGAAGTGATGCCGCAGGGCAAAGCGGGGGTCAGGAAGGGAATTGCTGCGGCTTTGGCCAGACTGGAAGACCGGCTGCCGGCAATGGTGATCGATACGTTGCGCGAGCAATGGGCGCGCATCGAGAAGCTGGATGGGGAAATCGCCGCCATCGAGCAGCGCATCCAGCTGTGGCTCAAGCAAGACGAAGCTTGCAAGCGAATCGCTGAAATTCCTGGTGTCGGGCCGCTGACCGCCACGGCGGCGGTCGCCATCATGGGCGACGCCAAAGCCTTCAAGTCGGGGCGAGAGTTCGCCGCCTTCGCCGGCCTGGTGCCGCGACAGGTGGGCACTGGTGGGCGCATCAAACTGCTCGGCATCAGCAAGCGCAGTGACACCTACCTGCGCACCTTGCTGATTCACGGTGCGCGATCCGTGCTGACCCACGCCAAAGACCCCGGCCCGTGGGTCACGAAATTACGCCAGCGCCGGCCGCTGAATGTCGCGGTCGTGGCCCTGGCCAACAAGATGGCGCGAACGATCTGGGCGATGCTCGCCCATGAACGGACGTACCAAAAGGGATTCGTCAGTCAGCCGGCATAG